The Topomyia yanbarensis strain Yona2022 chromosome 3, ASM3024719v1, whole genome shotgun sequence nucleotide sequence actggaagcgaGGAATACATCAGCGCTACATATATAAAGCTTTGAGCCGAAAAAAAAGCTTTTTTGTTTACGGCGCCAGCGTCACTATGGGGAGGAATgtggccaaaaatcgaaaattgcatTAACTCCAATTAAACTCAATGCTATACTGAATGTTTATATATACTCTAGCTAAGAAATTCCCATCAGTGTATCTCGAAAATATATCTGACTTAACTGTGTAATATGGATAGCTAAAGATAAAACTTATGCAAAATAGATATATAGTTTTCTCAATTGTTCGTATCTTTGCTTAATTTTGATTGAAACATATGTTAAAAATGCCCTTTTAAAGCTAAGAATGTCAGCATTCTGCTTGTATTATTAGGAATGCATATATAGCGCATTGGCATGGAGTTATATATAAAATAACCATTTAATGTTCTAAAAAGTCCCCCAATGTCCCCAACGGTATGCCAAAATCCGTTATTAccaacaaaaaatgaccatctATTCGgtatacggcattcgaaaatATATTATCCAAGCACCttttcagtgaatttcaaaatgatccatcgagaaattcgagagatatggcggtTTGAAGTTTTATGTCATTTCATAAGTCTTCCAGCATACACCCACAGGTTTGGTCTGATCTTTAGAAACGAAACAATATTTGTCTACCTATTTGATACTTGACATTCGAACGATATAGGTAGTATTCAAGTACATTCCCtgcaaatttgaaaatatttcatcgaCGGAATCGAACGTTATAACGATTTGAATTTGTATGCGGTCAtcgatgggttttctaccagacttcaagtgTGAATCCATTTTtgttcattgactatttagagcattaatacgtgtcgcggttttaaaCAAAAAACCTTGTTATTTAATtatataaatataatgtacaaaaggttcTATTTATATGCTGTACTgaacaaaatatgaaaaagggtTGTCTATCTAACTTTATAATTGAACGAGTAAATtataaaaatggataaaagttgaaatgtttacttcaaaagaccATATCTCAGTGGTTTGTTGACTGATTctgattattttttcattactgaacaggtagacgttttatcaacaattttccttaagaagaatataaaatggtGTTACCTACCTCAAATAATAGGCAATATAATTATTCTCagctatatgtattatcattacaCCCGGCTTTTTTTACGCGGGATGTACAATCCGCGTAAATGagaaccgcgtaaatttaaaaatccgcgtaaatgaaaaccgcgtaaattaaaaaaattcgcgtaaatagaaaccgtgtaaattaaaaaaacccacgtaaatgaaaaccgcgtaaattaaaaaatccgcgtgaaaaaaCCGCGCCGAAAATTATCAAGCAAAAAATACCTtgcaaaaaaacgcgtaaaaaaccgaAGTATATTTAGTGAATATATTTATATTCAAAGCGTTACATTAGTTGATTGCAACGAACGCAAAACtacaaaacctattttaatccacctagcggtgcaattgtgcctttctcaatcatgaatcacgagaatgtgtgcgttgtttatattcattaaaaacttttaaatgcatatattacattttattattatacatcacatgacaactatatacaggaaaataaatcattattcgagttctaaaattttgaaaaagaaaaaacagccacggtaatattgaactgaaaaaaggtgcgaaatcggcaaagtcccaaaaagtcgatttttataaaaaaaagaattttttcgagataacataaaatctcgacgtttcatgcattttaaagatgtttggcatcaaaaatacgaattcgatttctgaaatttcatggggtcccccctttgaaaaaaaaattgagttccggtttatatgggaatttcaaatgtgaccggacgatttagtctatatttccggacccatataagcgatccgtacgaaattttatagacatctgtggggatattatagctatgatttgggactaagtttgtgaaaatcggcccaaccatttcagggaaactgatgtgagttcgtaaattttgaaagatggccgcttttcccgggcacttccggaaccgtctatggtggtcaatgtagtcaacgaatgtttggttggccgtcggtgacctagaacagcaaatttaagttgtttgggagacattttagcgaaatttttaccttttttgctttcatcggagtatcggtttgaataacaatttgctatgtgatcgcacgccacaacctgtaactccggaaccggaagtcggatcgggatgaaattaaatagccatttatgAGGACgcattacctttcatttgaggccaagtttagtcgaatcggtctaaccatctccgagaaaccgatgtgactgttactctgaatttggatacttccgccggggcttccggaaccgatgatgatggccaatgtggccaaatagactttgaatggatgttagtgacctaatactacaaatcgaagcagttgtggtcatattttggaaaaattttcacctttatacattcattgcagaatttattaaaatcgacattttctgcgtgttcgtactcatcaccctgtaattccggaatcggaagtcggatccattagaaattcaatagcagcctatgggaacgttgcacctttcatttgagactaagtttgtcaaaatcggttcagccatctctgagaaaaatgagtgacatttttggtcacatacacacacatacgcacatacacacacatacatgcatacacacacagacatttgccgaactcgacgaactgaatcgaatggtatatgtcactcggccctccgggcctccgttaaaaagtcggttttcagagcaattgcaatacctttctattgagaaaggcaaaaaaggtgcgaaatcggcaaagtcccaaaaagtcgatttttagaaaaaaaattttttttcgagataacataaaatctcgacgtttcatgcattttaaagatgtttggcatcaaaaatgcgaattcgatttctgaaatttcatgaggtcccccccttgaaaaaaaaaatttgagttccggcttatatgggaatttcatgtgtgaccggacgatttagtctatatttccggacccatataagcgatccgtgcgaaattttattgacatctatggggatattatagctatcatttgggactaagtttgtgaaaatcggcccaaccattttcgggaaactgatgtgagttcgtaaattttgaaagatggccgcttttcccgggcacttccggaaccgtctatggtggtcaatgtagtcaacgaaagtttggttggccgtcggtgacctagaacagcaaatttaagttgtttgagagacattttagcgaaatttttaccttttttgctttcatcggagtatcggtttgaatcacaatttgctatgtgatcgcacgccacaacctgtaactccggaaccggaagtcggatcgggatgaaattaaatagccatttacggggacgcaatacctttcatttgaggccaagtttagtcgaatcggtctaatcatctccgagaaaccgatgtgactgttattctgaatttagatacttccgccggggcttccggaaccgatgatggtggccaatgtggccaaatagactttgaatggatgttagtgacctaatactacaaatcgaagtagttgtggtcatattttggaaaaaaattcacctttatacattcattgcagaatttattaaaatcgacattttctgcgtgttcgtactcatcaccctgtaattccggaaccggaagtcggatccattagaaattcaatagcagcctataggaacgttgcacctttcatttgagactaagtttgtcaaaatcggttcagccatctctgagaaaaatgagtgacatttttggtcacatacacacaaacatacgcacatacacacacatacatacatacacacatacatacacacagacatttgccgaactcgacgaactgaatcgaatggtatatgtcactcggccctccgggcctccgttaaaaagtcggttttcagagcaattgcaatacctttctattgagaaaggcaaaacatggaaaaataaaatcatagaTTCAATGCATATATTAAAAAATGAGGGTATTTGCTAATTTAGATCAACTTATGTAATGGTACGgtttttgttgaatattttgtacAGTCCTGATTCGCTGTATTGGGtggacagatgtcaaaaactggttaaaggggatgttatcagtacatctattcacatctctaactattgtcagttttattgtcgaaattaatttaacatgagaatttgacattcagatgctttttagttcgacaatggaccaactagTGGAGGACCAACAGAAAAGCGGCCCGTGTCAAAaattgtccaaccagcgaatcacgactgtgttatatttccatatcaacatttgaatagggctaataagatttgtaaacaaacttttgttttgctgatttctcctaatttgttatcatttcaacacagaaaacacttgaaattgattctaccaaggataaagatgttgattcatgtgtatttttcatgaaatacaaCTCGGTagtggaataatgagcgaaataagtttgtttacaaaagtctcattagccctttcgaagaattactattgatttCATATATTTACAATTCATAGTATACAgtaattgcaatcaactagtgcTTAAAAATAGAAAGGCCGTCACTTTTAATACAAAATTATTCAccaaataatgataatacaaaTAGTTGGCAATAATTATATTGTCTACGTCGTTCGCAGCACGCAAGTTCTTTCgcgaatgaagttaacacaaaactttaaacgacaTTATCTCGGAACTAAGTTATTTGttaagtaccgttgcggtgaacgtgatatcttaAAAACTCTTCACCTgatcttcatttttttttatttatttgtatttaTATTCTCGTATACTTGAACGCTtcctttttcataaaaaaactgAAACATAAAATATAGGCAAAAAACAATGTAACTCTCTATGATATGCTAATCAAATTATCAAATAACAgcccatagattatgtaaaattatcctgacaatgtaatgcaattatttgtgttcgtactttttttccatatttttgatTGTTTGATAATTGGTGACTATAATAATATATTATGGCCAtggggttactttacgccaagtTGTACTCAAGTCTATATTATACAATCTGTTAATATAAcataataatttgaaaaaaaaaaactgtaatcGATAATTTGCAAGTTGAGTAGCGTAGTTGCATtgtgtaaaaatataaaaacgctatcgtttctagatgttttcaaACTGTATGTATTGAAGCAATTCGTTGTGGCATGACATACAGCGAGGAATAGTTCTGCAGTtgtaggcgaatgaccttatggttataacaataataaacaaaaaaagctTCTCAGTTTGAAATGGATATCTTACCAACGATAGCTGAACTGGACTGTCCTTTAAATGTAACAGTTCCATTCGCATTTTTGTCAAATAACCTTCCCATTCCGAAACGCAATTAAAgctacttttagaaaaatactaaaaatactacaagGTTGTCTAATTCATAAAGctcaatgaaaaaatatatcttGAGTAGcggtttttctcggcttgctgtttttcgaTGTAGGGCTTATTGACTGTCCAAAACAAGGTTACTGGATGTATGTTACGAGTTTTTTGAACatacccttttatttttacgagcagGATATTTATTTGCattcacacataaataacgagTAATCAAGAAGTTGATTTTggacaaaaacagtttttagttctttatatatcatgttcaatcttgatttttcaaaagttttttttcactgTCTTTGGAGGTACTTCTTCCATATGTTAAACAtcaaacagtttcaaatttgaagctgcgtgatcgtagttcttAAGTGTaatgtggaaaaagttatattcttGGTGCAAAGTAACCCCCTGTGACGGTATATAGTTCTAAGCATTGATATGTATCGTTTGTAATTTGTTgataaaaagatgcaaagattttatgcctgctggagagcAAGATCGATGGAATCTCAGCTCCAGCAGGCTTTCTCCTGCTCTgaaagaaacaaagaaatcaAAAACATGTGAATTCCTGACCATGTACAACTTCTTATCATTACTCAGTACAAGTACTGGTATAAGTACTATGCATAACTCCATTAATTACTACTTCAATAGCTTCCACATTTCAGCTGTGCGATCGAAAAAGTTCGAAAGTCGAAGAATGTTTGATCGCTGCAGTCAATAACGCTTTGAGACAGATGAAAAATGGGATGCCCGAGTTCGGAATACTTCCTATTGATCCGCTTACCATCAATTCTCTTACGATCGAGCAGGGCTCCTCTTCGCCATTTAGCCTGAAACAAGACTTCAAAGATGTTACGCTAAATCGGTTGTCCAACTCAACAGTTACTAAATTTAAGTAAGTTTTCGTGTAGCTTCCCTAAATTGCTATGATAAACATATCCCAAGATATTCGCAGGGTTGACTTCGATAAATTAATCATTCATTCGGAAGCATTGACCCCTTATATGGAGTTTCTTGGGGGCTATAAAATGGAAGGACGAGTGCTGCTGCTGCCGGTAACTGGTCGAGGCTTCTCAAATATAACTTTACATGGACTGCGCACTAGGCATGAACTTATTGGTGAATCAATAAAGAAAAATGGTGAAACTTACATGCGCATCAAAAAGTATAACGTAAAGTTTGATGATCCTGAACTGATGACCGTGTTCTTTGAAAATCTGTTCAATGGAGATAAACTACTAGGTAAGTCATATATGTTGCTTTTTTACTAGTTTTACGAAACTCTTTTATCCCAACAGGTAGCACAATGAACAAAGTTTTGAACGACAATTGGAAGCTTATGTTTTCTGAATTACGTGGAGCATATGAAGACACATTCGGCTATATTTTCCGCGATATCACCAACAAACTGTTTCTGAAGGTTCCTATGAATCGTATCTTCTTGGTTGAATAGACTTGGATATGTGAAGGATAGAACAGAATAGTTTTATACAATTTTGTTTACAACTAGGCTTATGCGATTTAAAAGTGACTGGGAAGAGTTTGTTCGCTGGAGTGCATCGTAGCTATCTGACCAATATACTGCTCTGTTTTATGGAATCTTAATTATTTTATGCTTACCGACATTAGAATTACAGAATTTATGTTTAAAACTTCAGTCGGCAACAAATCGCACTGCTTATACTAATGATataataaaaagaaaataactaattgtaatttattattcatCGTACTATCTAAGCTATCGTACTTTCCAGTACACATCAGGTCAgggaaaataatttgaaatttaaagtaTATACACGCAATTAATCATCACATAGCGTTTGTTAATGAATCGAAACACGCACAACTTGATCTTGATCTCTTAAGCCTATCGATAAGAATGCACATTTTTACCCCAgttttgagtataaaaaaccggTCACTGGTCTGTATAGGCTGTTAGTTGACATTTCTCGGGTATTTCGCTAAACGACTATTGAAAAACCGGTCCCAACGCTGTAGGTAATTAGTCTACTTAACCATAATTGATCAACCAATATATGTTCTACTATAGCAGAACGACTCTTGACAAGAGTAGAGGAATGAGCTATGTCCTTGAAGATGAGTCAATCAATGTCAAGTGGTTTTTGCTTGAGGCGATACGATACGATCAAGTTCTAATCCCAACGGCTGTCAAATAGTATGATCTGGTAGTTCGGTTGGTACTTGTCTCAGTTTCGGGGCCAAGCAAACCAAGCAATATTAATCCCTTGCTATAGTGAAAAATATGATAATAGCATGATACTTAAGTGTAATAATAATGTGTACAATAgagcgtttcaaaaaaaaaagttttttcgcgCGATAATGCTCCATCTGGATTTTGAAAATACATATAAGCAAAACGAGAAATTTAAGCTGCTTCTTTCATTAAAATTCCAACCGGAACCACAGGCACAAATATTGCATTTTTCGCAGTTTCGTTGAATTGACATAGTTTTATTTGAtagaataaattttaaaaaaatcacaaatgCTAGGATTTcatcgttgtttatattcatagtaaactttcaaatgtatatattaaattttattataagtgacatgacaactatatataagaaaagaaatcaatattcgtgaaaaaaaattttacgagataaaataaaatctcaatgttttatgcatgttaaagatgtttggcatcaaaaatacgaattcgatttctgaagtTTCTGAATTATTTCCGGCTTGTGaactgttgttacggcatttggtcggtgttaggtcagaccggactaagtgacagtacattgatttcgagaaaaacgcgtttaaagtttgaatcgcagcatcctttacattataattggaaaataatttttaccataattcttgtttattgtttcatatttcaaatctggtaaaggtggaatgtagatgaagaaattctttatccagtgctatcattaactcattttttgatgttttgcgacttggtccggtctgacttaacaccgaccatttaattagcaagagactggaaggtgaagtatatgtttcaatattaagagccaagtactcaagggagagcaaggagttgaagggagaaagcgTGGAAGGGTcatttgagcaagcttagagtttaccggcgacttaaccctttgtaacttgttacttcatgctgtcggaaccgacaaaaacttaagtcacggtaaacatccacactaagcatttgcgatatatatatatatatatatatatatatatatatatatatatatatatatatatatatatatatatatatatatatatatatatatatatatatatatatatatatatatatatatatatatatatatatatatatatatatatatatgtgtgtgtgtgtgtgtgtgtgtatggcGCATGTATTTAAAAGAAAGAGCGGTGAAGGAGTTGATGAACAACGTGTATGAAGGCACTATTCACAAAGAAGAGTGTGAATAACGAATATTATAGTACTTTTAGtaatatgttttacaattgAAGTCACCTCACTGGACTTGAAATTAACAGAAATTTGATCCATAAGCATTGctattagggttgtggtaccggtaatactggtaccgaaaatcccgggaataccgacccatttttggtaccgtaataccggtactgaacaaaagccagcaccggtattttcggtactatacaattttttatgacaaatatgttaactctgcaggggatctgtttcaaaatatcggtctgcaagataacgtataattatattaatttgccttctagataaatcgttgagataacacctttgtgtgggaatgaggtggggccatcatcataataattctagaagttaaagttttattagcgacattctgattggtttccattatttgctgggtggcgcgtaataagactatggtctaagtcatgtttgtatttggtttgctcttaaacctttatctataatagaacgaacagcgatttagtagctaacagttttagacttggtgaactgcttcaaatggggcgatttgtaattattggtgatcggaaaattcagcaaaactccatagtttacaggaaagcaaagagcctggatatgcgttagagaatagtaggcaaacgacataaaggtcgaaaccaattttaagaaaagcaagagaggaaatgcgattaacctgctcggaattactgccattctcgttttgatttactgttgttaatagggtttcatacatttaccatctgttcaagtcgacgaaagtcgcaccgcttagcagttattgattaataaaagaaataaaagaaggtgccctatacgaaaaatatcttctgtgaaatgagtcttgccattccgaagcaattaaaaacaataaacatgttttttgatcagcaaaaatcaatcatctgagaataagatcatcagtttgagcattcaatttcagtttgaagcttttttcgatttttttaaaaaaatattcgagtaccggtactttaccggtactgagggcttcagtaccgtagtaccggttctcgccaaaaagggtcggtactgcgaaccctaattgCTATTTTTGCTTTAGTTGAATTTCGTTGTGTTATAGGCAGGACAACGTCTGCCAGGTCAGctagttaaaaatattttttctcgctAAAACATTCGAGATGTTTTTTTCTGGGATGAACGTCGCGGAAACAGGCCTAGTTTGTGTGCATGCATACTTACGGATGTCTGTGACctcagtaggggagactgaggagacttgatcccataattgtaactcaaaggcggatcagaatacattaatcgaatatactataaagttgcgtagttttatctaaacataaatttcattaacacagaaaaaagaaattggacttttgtgtaaccgaatttttaccgatttaaaaaaaaagtctcagaagaactgaagaagatttatttttcaaattttcaaacttttataaaattgataaaatcacccactacatactctacttttgcatacagaattacaggagaatgtcaattatatgaatacgttatgattgagctgattcttttgttcaactatatttttactaaagtttgctgaaatagatgctatgggttcacttgatcccttcaaattcgtggagatttgatccccttcgccatacttcatacacaccactaaaaataaccaaattcacaccagaacaattggagtcattgttgtcataaaaaaatgtcaaaaatgaacgcttcatcgtaaagaaacataactgtaattgtttactacagtatacgtagcaaccattcatcccacatttgacgttcctcaaccataataaagacagctttcaaataattgcacggatatttggggaattcgtaaaaaatcaggtgagagatgcgtaatatgtagtaacaaaaataacaatatctaatcataacaatttaatcaatactacaatccatttataaaattgaatggggtaatgtacccgtttttgcccaattaagaagggtaccacattattactacaataattttattatttcagcttctttgatttgttattaaggttcattattttatttcgattatagaggttttaacgttaaggtcattcgcctcttattaagagccaatataataacaaaattgtcttgagaatggtgaaaatcttctgtttgagcgcagaaaaatctctaatcgagtacccccattatcgcaataccatttgagtcaatgcgttgagcaaagatggcagacgctgctctaaccaaaggcttcagatgggtaggatgatagtagaaacagggcaaaactaggcttattaccctacatgctcttttaaacacgttttcataaaggaatcaagtgtccccaaattagggatcgagtctccactaatctaagaattttccattttttttgttgttttccagaaatgctcatagctcatgttcagtataatatttccatgtaatttttttatgattattagtcatccctagaaacaatataaaactacaaaaaatacatagttttttatcattccacggagttggactgaaaaataaaaaaggggatcaagtctcctcagtctcccctattgaAGCAGACGCCAAGTTCATCTTATCTGCTGTTCGAAGCAACAGTTATGCCCGTGTCGAAATGGAAAGATAATGATCAGTCAGGAATAATAATCAGCAATTCCTGACTGATCATTATCTTTCCATTTAGACATTAGCTGGATTCTATAATTCCCGCAATCAAATTTAGTGTGTCCACAAAAAACGCCGATTACTACAAATGTAAGCGCATTGTTCATTCATCGTCGTGTAGGCTTAATTTCAGGTGGCGCATGACAATAATATTCACACAAACAGGTGGTCTGAAAAACCCGATTCCGTAATTCCCGGGTCCGGTTGGATAGTTTCCGCAAGTGTTCGGATGATTTAAAATGCTTATTATTCATTGATCATCGAGTTGGTGTTAATTGGCATGACATTACAATAACATTTAGGTGCAAGTATTTGATATGAGTTGCgcttttcgaatatttttcctctaaaatgttctatggaattgGTCTCAGGATGTCCCAAAAATTCACGAATGCAGCTAGGAATAGAATCTAGAGAATG carries:
- the LOC131690040 gene encoding protein takeout → MIATHNFVWYFTACLTVFCMSPISTKELPSTFQLCDRKSSKVEECLIAAVNNALRQMKNGMPEFGILPIDPLTINSLTIEQGSSSPFSLKQDFKDVTLNRLSNSTVTKFKVDFDKLIIHSEALTPYMEFLGGYKMEGRVLLLPVTGRGFSNITLHGLRTRHELIGESIKKNGETYMRIKKYNVKFDDPELMTVFFENLFNGDKLLGSTMNKVLNDNWKLMFSELRGAYEDTFGYIFRDITNKLFLKVPMNRIFLVE